AGGAAAAGGAACATGATGATGTGCAAATACATTTTTCAACTCTAACCAATAAGCCAACTCTCCCCCGCCACCAATAAATGCAATGTTGGGAAGAATCGTATCCTGGTATAACCCACGCAAAATTACATTGGGACTAAATCGTTCCGGATGTTCATTCAATTCCTTCAACATTTCATCTTTCGTAAACTTAATTGTTGAATTTGCAACCGCAAAACCTTCACCATCAGCTTCTATCCTTTCACGCAGGTCTTCATCAAAATAAAATAAATTGATCTCTCTGCCACCTGCCTGTACTTTATAATGCTCATCAAGTTTAGTGATTGTATCTGCCACTTTTTTTGCCGATGAACGATTCAGCAACTCATCTTCAAATACCGGGATCATTTGCTGCTTAAGTTCTTTCGCATCAGCATTGATCACAATTAATCCAAACCGTTCGAACAGAAAATGTACAAACTCAAATGTTGCATCCTGTATGGTTGTTTTCTCTTTGTAACAAGCGAGCAATGCATCTACTATTTCTTTGCCATGTGGTTCAACCAGTAACTGTCCACTAATTGCATGGATGAGTTGTGTGATATGCTTATCAACAACCATTCTTCCAAATGCTCCGTTCTGTTTCGTAGCCCATTGATATTTTACCCCATTCACTGTAGCATAGCTCAATTCTTCAAAGTCTGCATCTTCGCTACCCATATAATAAACAGGTACGAAGTTGTATTGCGTCAATTCCTGTTTTAAAGTATCAGCAAGTTTAATGGCATGCAGAATTTTATAAACGAAATAAAGCGGACCGGTAAATAAGTTGGGCTGATGCGCCGTGGTAATAGTGAATGTATGTTCGTTCAGCAACAAATCGATATTACGGTTAACCGCTACTGATTCACTTACGGAACTATATTGTTTTTTTAAATGATCGACCAACACTTTACGGTTGGTCTTATACGCCGAACGTTGTGCAATTGCCTGCTTAATACCTTCAAGATTGGGCCTGTGCACATAGAAAGGCTGCAATGCCTCAGCATTATCCAGGTAATCCAATACAATTGATGAGAAAGCAGCCGTGTTACGGTAAGTGATCCGTTGCGATGTACAGTCCATACGTTTTGTAAAATTAGGAACATCCGAACGGTTACACACAACCGTCCGACAAGTTTTCACATTCCTTTATTTAAGCTCGTAGGCTACCACCGAGTTCTTCCAGAAAGTGGGGATGTATACGATACGTTTCGCAGCATCGTAACCAATATCAGCGGAGTTAATCTTTTGTTCCCTTCCATCAAGCAAAACCTGTTTGGTTCCATCAGCATTTACATAATAAACTACACCCCCCCAGGTTGAGACGATGTAATCGTTGCCTCCAACGTTTTCAATACCATCTGTGCCACCTTCCATTCCTTCGGCCAGTTTGGTGAGCGATCCATCTTTTTCCATGCGATACATGCTACCGGCATCAAGCACATATAAACTGCCTTTGTGCTTTAATAT
The DNA window shown above is from Lacibacter sp. H375 and carries:
- the bshC gene encoding bacillithiol biosynthesis cysteine-adding enzyme BshC; protein product: MDCTSQRITYRNTAAFSSIVLDYLDNAEALQPFYVHRPNLEGIKQAIAQRSAYKTNRKVLVDHLKKQYSSVSESVAVNRNIDLLLNEHTFTITTAHQPNLFTGPLYFVYKILHAIKLADTLKQELTQYNFVPVYYMGSEDADFEELSYATVNGVKYQWATKQNGAFGRMVVDKHITQLIHAISGQLLVEPHGKEIVDALLACYKEKTTIQDATFEFVHFLFERFGLIVINADAKELKQQMIPVFEDELLNRSSAKKVADTITKLDEHYKVQAGGREINLFYFDEDLRERIEADGEGFAVANSTIKFTKDEMLKELNEHPERFSPNVILRGLYQDTILPNIAFIGGGGELAYWLELKNVFAHHHVPFPVLVLRNSFLVTQKQWIGKIDKLGFTVEDFFKSSEALLNQYVHRTTVNKIQLNGSLTKAEELYELLKEQAATVDPTLLQHVEALKVKAVYRLQELEKKIIRAEKRKYADEQRQIQTIKQQLFPGNGLQERKESFLSFYAKQGGEFIDALYQHSLSLEQDFVVLTIK